The Acidobacteriaceae bacterium nucleotide sequence CCTTCAAATTACTGTCGGGTAAAGGCGGTTTTCGCCGCTCCCGTTCCCTTATTGCCTGCCGGGCCCGCCGCTTCAATTCCCAGCGGAAGCTGCTCGGCACGCTTGTAGGTGTCGTACGCACGCACGATGCGCTGCACCAGTTGATGACGAACCACGTCGACGTCCTCAAAGTGGCAGAAGCGAATACCTTCCACTCCATCGAGCACATGCAGCGCCTCGTGCAAACCGCTCTTCGACGGCACCGGCAGATCGATCTGCGAAAGATCGCCCGTAATCACCGTCTTCGAGCCATTGCCCAGACGCGTCAGGAACATCTTCATCTGTTCGTTGGTCGTATTCTGCGCCTCGTCCATAATGATGAACGCATCGTTCAGCGTTCGTCCGCGCATGAACGCCAGCGGCGCAATCTCGATCACGTTCGTCTCCAGCATCTTGTCGACCTTCACCGGGTCGAGCAGATCATAGAGAGCGTCATACAGAGGACGCATGTACGGATCGACCTTCTCCTGCAGCGATCCCGGCAGAAACCCGAGACGTTCGCCCGCTTCCACCGCCGGTCGAACCAGCAGGATGCGCGAAACCTTCTTCGCCAGAAGCGCGCTTACCGCCATCGCCACCGCAAGATAGGTTTTGCCCGTACCCGCAGGCCCCAGCCCGAAGACCATGTCATTGGCCTCAATGGCCTCGACATACTTCTTCTGATTCGCCGTTCGCGGACTCACCATACGCTTCACACCCGCCGAACGCTGCTTTCCGCTTTCGACCAGAGCGCGCAGCGACGCCGAAGGATCGCTGACAACCATCTTCAACAACGCGTGCAGTTCCCCGTTGTGCGGGTGAACGCCGAGCTTTCGCAAATGTTCAAAGTCGGTAAAGATGCCTTCGACACGGGCCACATCGGCCGCATCGCCCAGCACCTGAATCGAATCGGAGCGGAGATCGATCTGTACATGCAGACCGTCTTCCAGAAGGCGAAGGTTCTCGTCACGTGTGCCGTAAAGCGGCTCGATTCCGGGCGTAAGGGAAAGCGCTTTTTTCACCAAAGGCGTATCTGACCTCCGTCAGAGGACTGCTCAGGTTTAGATGTGCATGAGGGGAATTCGATGGCCGCACCCAGCCCGTGGCACGCGAAGGGCTTCGCGTTTTGAGCTGCGGTCACCGGGTTGGCGTAGGCTGCCAAGGTGTTGCCGAAAGCGTAACCCCCACTACCGCACTCGTCAAGAGAAACCTGTGTAAATACCGGCAGAAACCGAAACTCTTCCAATCCCCACCTCTCCCGCCCCTGAAGCTGCCCTCCAGAACGCAATGAGTGACCTGCTTACCGCCACCCAGCCACAACGGGCAGACAAAGAAAACAACTTGCCGCATCCCCGTGCCCATGCAACACTTTCTCCCACAGTGACAATTTCCCTCGGCCCCAAAACGGCGGCGAAAGCTTTCGGAGTATTCCTTGCCATTGGAGCAGTCGTTCTGCTGTGCTTCGGAGGCCCCGGCATTTGCGGTCTAACCGGCGGCATCCTCACCAGACTCTTCCCTGCATCCGCCGTCGTGGACGGAATTGGCATATTTTCGTTCTTCGCCTGCTTATTCGGCCTGCTTCTCAGCCTTCTCTGGTTCCTCATCTCCGGCAGTATCCGGCTTTTGGGCACGCGCGCTTCCTCCGACAGCCAATAACGCGAAACCCTGATAGAATCAAACCTGCAGAGGAGCGGCTTGCACTGCGTTGATTTTGCTCGCAAGAGCGAAATCCGTTATCGGCCACCAGTCTGCATCCCATTTCCCCGACAACCGGGCAAAAGAAAGTGTAGGAATCCCTACCCATGGCAAATCACGTATCGTCCCTCAAGCGCGCTCGTCAGACTGAAACCAAGACCGCTATCAACCGCGCCAACAAGTCCAAGCTCCGTGGCACGCTCCGCGCTATCCGCGAAGCCATCGCTGGCGGCAACAAGGAAACCATCGTCGCTCAGTACCGCACGACCGTGTCGATCCTCGACAAGAGCGTACAGAAGGGCATCCTGCACAAGAACACCGCAAGCCGTTACAAGGGCCGTCTCAACGCCCGCGTCAAGGCTGCTGTCGTCAAGGCATAAGCTCAGCTCCATCTCAGCACAAAGGGTCGGCTCAGCCGACCCTTTCGCTTTTCTAAACCCTACTTCGGCGGGGCGTTCTTGTCTTTGAACTCCGGCTCTTCCCCCGGATTCAATAAACTCGGCTTCTTCCTCAGCCCCGGCACGACAGCATCTCCCATCGTCCCTTTCTCCACCGCCGCTGCCGAAGGCACAGCCACCGCTGCTGCCGTCGTCGTTGAAGTCGGCGTCGACACACTCGCCGTCACCGCCTGCGGCGCAGCCGCCAACCGAGACAGGTCCACCTTCGCGTCCCCCACCGACGGCGGCGCAAACGCGGCTATCTCTTTCCGGTCGGCAACGTCTCTGGCAGAAGGCGCAGGCAGGTCATACACCTGAATCTCATCGCCGACGAGTACCGCCAGCGTCCGCCCGTCAGCGGAAAGATCAAAGTTCTCCGGCGTATGAAACACCGGAGCCACGGCCAGCTTCAGCAGCAGATCGCCACTCTCCGTCCCATACACACGCAACTCCTGCTGACGATGCGTCTCCGTCTGGGCATTCGCCTGCCCGGGCAGCGAGTTCGTCGCCATCTGCCCCGTCGGCACATCCGTCTCGAAGCTCATGGCAAACCGCCCAGCCTCTGGCGCCGACACAAACGACGGCACCTGGCTCATCGCAGGGAAGTCTTCCTCCCACGTCTCATGCCCATCAAAGCCCAGCGACATCAGCCGCATACCCTGATTCAACCCCTGGCACGTCATCGCCAGGTACTCCGAGTTCGACATCAGCCGCAGCTTCGGCGGGCACGGCGACTCCAGCTTCCCTGCCGCAATCTCCTTCGGTTGCCCGAAGACGTTAAAGCTCACCGCCCAGTGGTTCGGGTTACCCTCTTCTGCCCACAGATAGCCATCCGAATCCAGCGGCAGCGACAACGGAATCGCCACCTTCACCGTCGCCGACGAACTCATCGTGCTCTTCTCCCCTAAGCGCACATAGTTCACCAGGTACTCCGGCTTCGGACGATTGTCCGCACCATTGCCCAGCGTCACCACCGGCCCCTTCTGCTCCTCCGGAGGAAGCTGTCGAATCACCGCCATAATCTTTCCGTCCGGCGAGCTCACCGCGCCCAGCGCCACACCCGGCTGCCGCGGCAGCGCCACGCGCAGAAACGGCTCCGTCGTCCCCAGCCGCTCCAGCGGCGAGATCAACGCCAACTCGTTGCCAATGCGAATCACGAACCGACCCTCGCCCACCGGCCACAAGTAGCGCGCATGGTCGTGCAGCATCCACTCCGTCTTCGCCAGAACATGCCCGCTCGGAAGCTGCACCACCACAGCCTCAATATTGCGATCGTCGCTGTCCTTCGTCGAGCCTTCCGTGCGTCGCACCAGCGACTTCGCTGCATACGTCACCAGCATGTGCTGCGCATCCAGCAGATTCAACGTAAAGATCGACGCGCCCAACTCCAGAAATCGAGCTGAAACCCCCGGCGCTCCCACATCCGCCAGACTGATCCGCGCTACCGGTTGCGGACCGTTGCTCTTCTTCGCCGTCGGTTTCGCCCACGCGGCAGCGCCCAGCAACTGCGTTCCCGCAAACGTCACCGCCAGCATCGATTGTAAAAATCGTCGCATCGCCACCCCTGAGTCTCCTTTACTCTGGCACAGACGAGGGCACACGCTCAAACGAGCACATGTACCCCGCACTCCCATCACCCTGAACGAGGCCTCCCGCATTGCGTCTTACGCTCCGAACTCTTCTCCCTGCCGCCACCCTGGCGCTGACCGCCGCACTCCCGATCCACGCTCAAACCGCACCTGCCACCAATCCTGCGGTCGAGCACACCACACCCGCGCCCATCTTCGACACCTCCGTCATGGACAAGACCGTCGATCCCTGCACCGACTTCTATAAGTTCTCCTGCGGCAACTTCGCCAAGCGCTATCCCATCCCGGCCGATCAGTCCGCCGTCGACCAGTTCTACCTCCTCTTCAACATCAACACCGAGCGTCTCAGCGGCATCCTCACCGACCTCAGCAAGCCCTCGCCCTCGCGCACCCCCACCCAGCAAAAGGTCGGCGACGACTACGCCGCCTGCATGGACACCGCGCGCATCGAGCAGCTCGGCCTCAAACCCATCCAGCCGCTGCTCGACGAAATCGACCGCGTCAGCCTCTCCGGCCTCCCCTACCTCTCCGGCGAACTCCAGCGCTTCGGCGTCAAAGCCTTCTTCTCCTTCGGCGAGTTCCAGGACTTCAAGGACGCCACCAGGCAGGTCGCCATCATCGACCAGGGCGGTCTCGGCCTCCCCGAACGCGACTATTACACCCGCACCGGCGACGCCGACAAGAAGCTCCGCGAGCAGTACGTCCAGCATGTGATGAACATGCTCACCCTCCTCGGCGACCCACCCCAGAAGGCCCTCTTCGAAGCCCGCAACGTCGTGGCCTTCGAAACCAAACTCGCCGAAGCGCAGATGACCGTCACCGACCGCCGCGATCCCATGAAGATCTACCACCCGGAGACCATGGCCGAGTTCAACAAGCTCGTCGGTGTCCCCTTCGGCAGCTTCTTTGAGGCAGTCCACTCCCCGCACCTCGACTCGCTCGTCAACGCCAATCCGGCGTACTTCCCTGCGCTCATCGCCACCATCCGCAGCACTCCCCTCGAGACACTGCGCGCCTACCTGCGCTTCCAGGTTGCCACCACCTTTGCAGGCAACCTGCCGAAGACCCTCGACGCTGAAAACTTCAAGTTCTATGGCACCATCCTCAGCGGACAACCCACCCAGCGCGCCCGCTGGAAGCGCTGCTCCAACACCGTCGACGGCCAGCTTGGCGAAGCGCTCGGCCAGGCCTACGTCGATCGCTACTTCGCCGGCGACTCCAAGGCCAAGGTCCTCACCATGGTCGATTCCCTCGAAGCCAGCATGGGCCACGACATCGACACGCTCACCTGGATGAGCCCCGAAACCAAGGTCAAAGCCAAAGCCAAGCTCGCCCTGATCACCAACAAAATCGGCTACCCTGACCACTGGCGCGATTACTCCAACCTCAACATCTCGCCCACCGACGCCTTCGGCAACCAGCGCCGCGCCGCCGCGTTTGAAAACGACCGCGAGCTCGCCAAGATCGGCCAGCCCGTCGACAAGAACGAGTGGGGCATGACGCCGCCGACCGTCAACGCCTACTACGACCCCTCCATGAACAACATCAACTTCCCCGCAGGCATCCTGCAGCCAGCGTTCTACGACGCCAGCTCCGACGACCTCGCCGCCAACTACGGCCACATGGGCGTCGTCATCGGCCACGAACTCACCCACGGCTTCGACGATCAGGGCGCGCAGTTCGACGGTCTGGGCAACTTGAAGGACTGGTGGACCGCCGACGACAAAAAGAAGTTCGAAGCCCGCACCGGCTGCCTCGCCAACGAGTACAGCCAGTTCACCGCCGTCGACGACGTCAAGGTGAACGGCAAGCTCACGCTCGGCGAAAACACCGCAGACAACGGCGGCGCCGTCATCTCCTTCCTCTCCTACCTCGACCAGGCGAAGAAAGCCGGACTCAACACCTCCGACAAGGTCGACGGCTTCACCGGCCCGCAGCGTTTCTGGATCGCCTTCGCCCAGAACTGGTGCGAGAACACTCGTCCCGAAACCATCCGCCAGCAGGTCCAGACCGATCCACACTCCCCCGACCACTTCCGCGCCAACGGCGTCGTCGTCAACCAGCCGGAGTTCCGCAAGGCCTTCGCCTGCAAAACCGGAACCCCTATGGCCCCGGCGCAGAACTGCCGGGTCTGGTAAGTTACTCGCCGAAAATACCGCATCAAGAAGCCTCCCCCGTCTCAAACCGGGGGAGGCTTTTTTGCTGGGGAAACGTCATCGCCGAACTAGTACTTCAACCGGAAATCGTCGGGAAATACGCTCACCGTAGGCGACCCCGGAGCCATCTCGGACGCGGGCACATTCCCGTCGAGCAGCATCGGTGTCGGAGTTGCAGGCGGCGTCAGCTCTTTCCGCTTGGAAAGCTCAACGGGGACAGCTTTGGAATCTGCCAGCTCTGTTTCGATTCTCCGCGCTGGCGCTACAGGCTCATCACGGAGCACAAGCACCGGTGAGTTCTTCGGAAGGTGGAATCGCCCACCGAAAACATATGCCGCCGCCGTGATAATCGCCGTCGTCGGAGAAAGCAGTGTCAGCGGAATCCCATAGACCTTGACGAGACTCTCCGCTAACCCCTTCACCTCTCCCGAGCGCGGAATCGAACCCGGCACCTGGGGAACCACAAACGTCGTCAGCCCCATCTCCGGATGCTTCTTCGCGTAATGCACCACGGCACGCGCCACCGCCTTCGGACTGGTCATCCCGAGGTCCGACACAAAGTTGCGGCGGACGGCCTTCGGATACAGCCGGTTAATCATCACCCGCGAAAAATCAGCGCAGTTCGTGAACGCGCCGTTGTAGCGCGATTTGTTCGGCCGATCGTTGAAGAGCGCGATGATCTCCGCATCCTGCTCCTTGCTGGAGTTCATCCGAAAGCCATAGATCGTGCGATCGTAAGCCGACCCCACCGTCTCGTACCAGTTGCCTTTCGGAGCACTGCCATCGGGCAGGTCCGGCGCAATCGACTCCAGATGCTCCCGTCGATACGCATCACGCAGACCCGCCTCCATGTCGCGATCAACCCAATCAGGAATCTCCCCCACCGAATCCACAGAGTACAAATAGCCCACCACCGGAGTGACGACCCAGTCATAGTCCTCGATGCCGTCGTAACGAGAGATCACCGCTCCCATCTCTCCGGGACGGCACGCGCGCAGCTTTAGCGGGCCATCCGCGCAGATGTGGTCAAAATAGATGGCGGAATGTCCGGAGGGGATGACGAAACGCAAATTACCATACGGCTGTTCCAACAGCACCGAGATCGAGGCCCGAGCTCTCCCCGCAGCCAAAACAACCAGCAAGACAAACAACATCTTCAGCGCTCTCGTAGACTTCTGCGAGATCGTTTGATGGTTCAACATGGCCTCCGGCGCAGTGCGCTGGTGTTCAACCCAGGCCTTCGCGACCAGGATTGAAAGTGGTAGGGACCCTGAGGGCATACGAAATTAGAGCGCATGACCAGTGTATAAGTTGCTAACAGTTTGCTGGCTTATAGACAGCTATACGCGATAATCAACAACGATGGAAGTGGAAATTCACCGTACGGAACAATTGGATATCACGCTGGCCATTACCGGAGCCAGCGGCTCGATACTCGCACGCAAAATGCTCTTCGCGCTCGAATCAGACGCCCGCGTTCGCCGCGTTCACCTCGTTGCCTCCGACAGCGCCCTTCGTGTTCTCGCCGAAGAAGCCGGCATCTCCGGTCGCTCCGATCTGCCCGAAAAACTACTCGGTCAGCCCGCAACAAAAACGATCTTCCACGCCCATAACGACATCGGAGCTCCCATCGCCTCCGGCTCCTATCCGCTCGACGCCATGATCGTCCTGCCTTGCTCCATGGGTACCCTCGCGGGCATCGCTCACGGCATCGCGGGCAACCTCATCGAGCGCGCCGCCGACGTCTGCCTCAAGGAGCGCCGCCGCCTCGTGCTCTGTGTCCGCGAAACCCCATTCAACCTCATTCACATCCGCAACATGGCCACCGTCACCGAAGCTGGAGCTACCGTCTTCCCGGTAGTCCCCTCGTTCTACAACCACCCGCAGACCCTCGACGAGATGACCTGGAACTACGTCAACCGAGTCCTCGCCCACATCGGCCTGCCCCAACCCAACGCCTACATCTGGAACGGCTAGAGCAGCCACTGCAAGCAAAAGCGGCGCCAAAAGCGCCGCTTTCCCTCTGATATCTACGCTCTAATCGTCGAATGCCTTCCGCTACCGTCCCATCGCCCGCAGCGTTCTCACCTGCGGCTGAGGAACAGGATTCGCCTTCAGAAAGTCCGCCGTCGCCGCAGCCTCGCGGGCCGAGCAGCGCGCCGGAGCCAGATGCCCACAGCCTTCCAGAATATCCAGTTCCGAGTTCGGCACCAGTTCATGAAACTTCTCGCCGACCGCAAGCGGCGTCAGCTTGTCGTCCGCTCCCCACAGAATCAGCAACGGCTTCGAGAAGCCGCCCAGCTTCGTGTCCAGCGCGTCCTTCGCCGAAGAGATATCGGCATACTGCTTGCCAATCACGCCCGAGTTGTCCGTCATGGCAGCGGCAACAGCCTTCGCCACATTCTGCGGCAGCGGCTTGGCGCTTGGCTCCATCAGCGAAAATAGCTTCTGCACATCGTCCGCGTCATGCGGTGCAAACAAACCTGCCGGGAAGCGCGGCTGCCCGCTCTCCAACCCTGCAGCATCGAAGATCACTACCCGATCCACCTTCTCCGGATGCTCCGCAGCCAGCTTCATCACGATGAAGCCACCCATCGACCAGCCTCCGAGCGACGTGTGCTGCAGGCCCAGCGAATCGATAAAGTCCTGCACAAATTTCTCTTCGGAAGCGATCGAATAATCCGCATCCGCCGGACGCGGTGAACGCCCGTAGCCGAGAAGGTCCGGCGCGTACACATGGAAGCCCGCCTTCTTCAGCCTCTTCAGCATCGGCGCCCAGCTCTCACCACGATCAGCCAGACCGTGCACCAGCACCAGCGGAATCCCGCCTCCGGTCACGCGCGGCTCTGCTTCGTAGTAATGCACCCGGCCTTCCGGCGTCATCACATAGTTGCTGCGCACATGCGCCAGGAACAAGCCAAAATGCGTCGCCTGCATATCGGCCCACAGCGGCTTACGCCAGGCCAGCAGACCCAGAACAGCAGCTACGACCACCACCAACGCCACCAGGCGACCTAAAATCCTCATCCAGCTCTCCGTTCCTTGCTCAGGCCCAACTTGCTCTGCCGTCACACCTACTTCAACGGCTTGCCGTACTCTTCGCCAAACACTGTATGAGACATGTCGAAACGGCCACCATCAAACTTGTCCGGCCCCCTCAAATGCCCTATCGCCAGCAGCGAAACAACCCAGTAGCTCATCGGCAACCGCAGCGTCTCGCAGATCTTGTCCTGCTCAAAGCCTTCCATCGGTGCCGTGTCATAGCCCAGCGTCTCCGCCATCAGCATCATCGACGTCACCGCAATCATCACCTGCTTGTTCAACCAACCGCACATCTGCGACTCGTTGAAGCTCGACAAATACTCCGGAACCGATCCAGCCGCCTGCGCCGCATAGCTCTCCGGCATTCCGGCTTCCCGGCCCATCCGCAGCATCTCGTCCAGGTCCTTGCGCCAGCCGTCCCGGTCTCCACAAGCCACGATCACGGCCGAAGCTTCTTCCACCTTGGCCTGGTTATAGCTCGCGCCGCGCAATCGTTTCAGGTTCTCCGGCTGCTGCACCACAACGAACCGCCAGGGCTGCAAATTGTACCCACTGGGCGCGTGTAACCCCGCATCCAGAATCTGCCTTAAATCCGACGCCGGGAGAGGTTCGCCGTCAAAACTCGGCGTTGCGCGTCGTTCGCGAATCGCCTGTGCCAACGTTTTTTGTGTCGTTCCCATGATTGGTCTTCTGGCTCCAAAAACGTTTCAAAGTGCTTCGCACCGGCTTGAAATTTCTGCGACCGCCGGTTGCGGCTTCAAGCCCACAGTGTATGCGATGTGCACCGACAGTGGGGCAAGTCCTTTACCACTCCGACTTCAACACCTGCGTCGCGAACGGCGGAGCACCGTCCCCGGAAGGGTCGGCAAATACAGCCACAGACTCAAACACCGTCCGCAAATCCGCATGGGCAGCCATCAAAGCCTTCACCGCCGCAACGTTGCGTGCTCGCCCCGCCATCGGGTCCGGCAGCGTCTCCGCACGATAGCGCAGCGTCAACACCAACCCCTTACCGTCGTCCGAGCCATTCGCAGAAAGCTCCGTCACCGTATAGGAGGTGTTGTCCGCTGCCCGAAGAATGTAAGGCGAATCTGTCGAAACACCGCCATGAACCTCCGGCGGCAGGGCTGCAGAACGCTCGTCGCGCAGCCCTTCCAGATGCGTCGAGGTCACAAAATTTGCCGGTCGCAGCAGACGATCGGCCAGCCCATACTCCAGCCACCCCAACCAGCTCACGTTCGGCTTCGCGGCCTTCACCCTGGCTCGAGCATCCGCCCAGTACCAGAGGCCATCATGCCCGGCCGCCATCCGTGCGTGCGGATAAAGCCCCGCCAGCTTCCACTTGCCCGCATCCTGCCGCAGCAGCATGGAGAGCACATACGGTCGCTCCCCCGCCGCTTCCACCATCGCAAACGCGTACAGTCCGCGCGAAAGCCCAGAGATGCTGAACGAAGTCGTCGACGAAGCTCCAGCA carries:
- a CDS encoding PhoH family protein → MVKKALSLTPGIEPLYGTRDENLRLLEDGLHVQIDLRSDSIQVLGDAADVARVEGIFTDFEHLRKLGVHPHNGELHALLKMVVSDPSASLRALVESGKQRSAGVKRMVSPRTANQKKYVEAIEANDMVFGLGPAGTGKTYLAVAMAVSALLAKKVSRILLVRPAVEAGERLGFLPGSLQEKVDPYMRPLYDALYDLLDPVKVDKMLETNVIEIAPLAFMRGRTLNDAFIIMDEAQNTTNEQMKMFLTRLGNGSKTVITGDLSQIDLPVPSKSGLHEALHVLDGVEGIRFCHFEDVDVVRHQLVQRIVRAYDTYKRAEQLPLGIEAAGPAGNKGTGAAKTAFTRQ
- the rpsT gene encoding 30S ribosomal protein S20; its protein translation is MANHVSSLKRARQTETKTAINRANKSKLRGTLRAIREAIAGGNKETIVAQYRTTVSILDKSVQKGILHKNTASRYKGRLNARVKAAVVKA
- a CDS encoding M13 family metallopeptidase, which gives rise to MRLTLRTLLPAATLALTAALPIHAQTAPATNPAVEHTTPAPIFDTSVMDKTVDPCTDFYKFSCGNFAKRYPIPADQSAVDQFYLLFNINTERLSGILTDLSKPSPSRTPTQQKVGDDYAACMDTARIEQLGLKPIQPLLDEIDRVSLSGLPYLSGELQRFGVKAFFSFGEFQDFKDATRQVAIIDQGGLGLPERDYYTRTGDADKKLREQYVQHVMNMLTLLGDPPQKALFEARNVVAFETKLAEAQMTVTDRRDPMKIYHPETMAEFNKLVGVPFGSFFEAVHSPHLDSLVNANPAYFPALIATIRSTPLETLRAYLRFQVATTFAGNLPKTLDAENFKFYGTILSGQPTQRARWKRCSNTVDGQLGEALGQAYVDRYFAGDSKAKVLTMVDSLEASMGHDIDTLTWMSPETKVKAKAKLALITNKIGYPDHWRDYSNLNISPTDAFGNQRRAAAFENDRELAKIGQPVDKNEWGMTPPTVNAYYDPSMNNINFPAGILQPAFYDASSDDLAANYGHMGVVIGHELTHGFDDQGAQFDGLGNLKDWWTADDKKKFEARTGCLANEYSQFTAVDDVKVNGKLTLGENTADNGGAVISFLSYLDQAKKAGLNTSDKVDGFTGPQRFWIAFAQNWCENTRPETIRQQVQTDPHSPDHFRANGVVVNQPEFRKAFACKTGTPMAPAQNCRVW
- a CDS encoding UbiX family flavin prenyltransferase, which codes for MEVEIHRTEQLDITLAITGASGSILARKMLFALESDARVRRVHLVASDSALRVLAEEAGISGRSDLPEKLLGQPATKTIFHAHNDIGAPIASGSYPLDAMIVLPCSMGTLAGIAHGIAGNLIERAADVCLKERRRLVLCVRETPFNLIHIRNMATVTEAGATVFPVVPSFYNHPQTLDEMTWNYVNRVLAHIGLPQPNAYIWNG
- a CDS encoding alpha/beta hydrolase, which encodes MRILGRLVALVVVVAAVLGLLAWRKPLWADMQATHFGLFLAHVRSNYVMTPEGRVHYYEAEPRVTGGGIPLVLVHGLADRGESWAPMLKRLKKAGFHVYAPDLLGYGRSPRPADADYSIASEEKFVQDFIDSLGLQHTSLGGWSMGGFIVMKLAAEHPEKVDRVVIFDAAGLESGQPRFPAGLFAPHDADDVQKLFSLMEPSAKPLPQNVAKAVAAAMTDNSGVIGKQYADISSAKDALDTKLGGFSKPLLILWGADDKLTPLAVGEKFHELVPNSELDILEGCGHLAPARCSAREAAATADFLKANPVPQPQVRTLRAMGR
- a CDS encoding nitroreductase family protein, which produces MGTTQKTLAQAIRERRATPSFDGEPLPASDLRQILDAGLHAPSGYNLQPWRFVVVQQPENLKRLRGASYNQAKVEEASAVIVACGDRDGWRKDLDEMLRMGREAGMPESYAAQAAGSVPEYLSSFNESQMCGWLNKQVMIAVTSMMLMAETLGYDTAPMEGFEQDKICETLRLPMSYWVVSLLAIGHLRGPDKFDGGRFDMSHTVFGEEYGKPLK